The Thermanaerovibrio acidaminovorans DSM 6589 genome contains a region encoding:
- a CDS encoding GGDEF domain-containing protein codes for MRLVDTYSLILAFIVVQLAALGALGADLMKDPERRDLSFLSGRVLQIIGWTMIFYRDVLPDGLSVLVGNCAMFAGICLDSASLVAISGGAPRYFRRIYLSAWLLFSGAVALEPLGLISREAMFLVGTLVHGALMVASGWFFVSCPRSSPLRRVLTGFYLSMGLVLGFRAVWLTSISRYALSDPALPQVLSILGAFAISTVSAISYGLLKKEMALRQVRIMADQDPLTHLYNRRAFTRIGEDLFRRARQEGTPLWAMMIDIDHFKSINDTFGHSAGDEIIADLAFIMAKVLPCHLTCRYGGEEFGALLTGLSDPQALETAEMIRAEAERASVMGISYTVSVGLAKLEGQKTMYALLDDADAALYRAKGLGRNRVEVFHQDMIPRERDLEAVSADQGIGG; via the coding sequence TTGCGGTTGGTTGACACCTACAGCTTGATTCTGGCCTTCATAGTGGTTCAGCTGGCGGCCCTGGGGGCTCTCGGGGCGGACCTGATGAAGGACCCGGAGAGGCGGGACCTGTCGTTCCTGTCCGGGCGGGTCCTTCAGATCATCGGTTGGACCATGATCTTCTACCGGGACGTGCTGCCCGATGGGCTGTCGGTCCTGGTGGGCAACTGTGCCATGTTCGCCGGCATATGCCTCGACTCCGCCTCCCTGGTGGCCATATCCGGCGGGGCCCCCAGGTATTTCCGTCGGATCTACCTGTCAGCGTGGCTTCTCTTCAGCGGGGCGGTGGCCCTGGAGCCATTAGGTCTCATATCCCGGGAGGCCATGTTCCTAGTGGGGACCCTGGTCCACGGGGCCCTCATGGTGGCAAGCGGCTGGTTCTTCGTGTCATGTCCCAGGTCATCTCCCCTGAGACGGGTGCTGACCGGCTTCTACCTGTCCATGGGGCTCGTCCTGGGGTTCAGGGCCGTGTGGCTCACCAGCATCTCCCGCTACGCCCTGTCAGATCCGGCGCTCCCCCAGGTGCTCTCCATCCTGGGGGCCTTCGCCATATCCACCGTCAGCGCCATATCCTACGGGCTCCTCAAGAAGGAGATGGCGTTACGACAGGTGAGGATCATGGCGGACCAGGACCCGCTGACCCACCTCTACAACCGGCGGGCCTTCACCCGGATTGGGGAGGACCTCTTCCGCCGGGCCAGGCAGGAGGGGACACCACTCTGGGCCATGATGATCGACATAGACCACTTCAAGTCCATCAACGACACCTTCGGGCACTCCGCGGGGGACGAGATAATAGCTGACCTGGCGTTCATCATGGCCAAGGTGCTACCCTGCCACCTCACCTGTCGATACGGCGGCGAGGAGTTCGGGGCGTTGCTCACCGGGCTGTCGGACCCGCAGGCACTGGAGACGGCGGAGATGATCCGGGCGGAGGCGGAGAGGGCCTCCGTCATGGGGATCTCCTACACGGTCAGCGTGGGTCTGGCCAAGCTGGAGGGGCAGAAGACCATGTACGCCCTCCTGGACGACGCGGACGCGGCCCTGTACCGGGCCAAGGGGCTCGGAAGGAACCGGGTGGAGGTCTTCCACCAGGATATGATCCCCCGGGAGAGGGACCTGGAGGCGGTGTCGGCGGACCAGGGGATCGGTGGCTAA
- a CDS encoding NAD(P)-dependent malic enzyme, producing the protein MSDVYQRSLELHRAHRGKISVESRVPIETREDLALAYTPGVAEPCRAIEADPAEAYRLTSKGNMVAVVTDGSAVLGLGDIGPLAALPVMEGKCCLFKHFAQVDAVPLCVDERDPDRFVDAVAKVSVSFGGINLEDIAAPRCFEIERKLQERLDIPVFHDDQHGTAVVVAAALMNALELLGRPLEDCRVVMNGIGAAGSSIAEMLIHLGCRDLVLCDRYGVMDRDDPRLSDRQRELAGLTNPRRVKGGLAEALSGAQVFIGVSKGGILTREMVSSMAKDPIVFAMANPVPEIFPEEALSAGAFVVATGRSDFPNQVNNCLGFPGIFKGALSVRAREINMEMKLAAARAIRDVIASEVERDRVIPDALDPRVVPAVARAVAEAAVRTGVARTIG; encoded by the coding sequence ATGAGCGACGTTTACCAGAGGTCCCTGGAGCTTCATCGGGCTCACCGGGGCAAGATATCGGTGGAGAGCCGGGTGCCCATCGAGACCCGGGAGGACCTGGCCCTGGCTTACACCCCCGGTGTGGCGGAGCCCTGCAGGGCCATAGAGGCGGATCCGGCGGAGGCCTACCGGCTCACCTCCAAGGGGAACATGGTGGCGGTGGTCACCGACGGCAGTGCGGTGCTTGGCCTTGGGGACATAGGCCCCCTGGCGGCCCTGCCGGTCATGGAGGGCAAGTGTTGTCTGTTCAAGCATTTCGCCCAGGTGGATGCGGTGCCCCTCTGCGTGGACGAGAGGGATCCGGACCGGTTCGTGGATGCGGTGGCCAAGGTGTCGGTCTCCTTCGGCGGGATAAACCTGGAGGACATAGCGGCCCCCCGGTGCTTCGAGATAGAGCGCAAGCTTCAGGAGAGGCTGGACATTCCGGTCTTCCACGATGACCAGCACGGGACCGCGGTGGTGGTGGCCGCGGCGCTGATGAACGCCCTGGAGCTCCTGGGCCGCCCCCTGGAGGACTGCCGGGTGGTGATGAACGGCATAGGGGCCGCCGGGTCCTCCATCGCGGAGATGCTGATCCACCTGGGCTGTCGGGACCTGGTGCTCTGCGACCGCTACGGGGTAATGGACCGGGATGACCCGAGGCTATCGGACCGCCAGCGGGAGCTGGCGGGGCTCACCAACCCTAGGAGGGTCAAGGGGGGCCTGGCGGAGGCCCTTTCGGGGGCCCAGGTGTTCATCGGGGTCTCCAAGGGGGGGATACTCACCCGGGAGATGGTTTCCTCCATGGCCAAGGACCCTATCGTCTTCGCCATGGCTAACCCTGTGCCGGAGATCTTCCCTGAGGAGGCGCTGTCCGCCGGGGCCTTCGTGGTGGCCACCGGCAGGAGCGACTTCCCCAACCAGGTGAACAACTGCCTGGGCTTCCCGGGGATCTTCAAGGGGGCCCTGTCGGTCCGGGCCCGGGAGATAAACATGGAGATGAAGCTGGCCGCCGCAAGGGCCATAAGGGACGTGATCGCCTCAGAGGTCGAAAGGGACCGGGTCATCCCCGATGCGCTGGATCCTAGGGTGGTGCCCGCGGTGGCCCGGGCGGTGGCGGAGGCGGCGGTGAGGACCGGGGTGGCCAGGACCATTGGCTGA
- a CDS encoding DNA-3-methyladenine glycosylase I — MAEGPIRCPWCLKDPLYVAYHDLEWGVPERDELKVFEHLCLETFQCGLSWLLVLRRRRHLRAALLGFDPEALASWGEGEISAALRAEGMIRCVSKVRGVVRNARTLLDLWDRGLRLSDLVWSPFGGETRVNRRRLGEALPPSTPESEDLSRRLRGLGFSFVGPVVCYSLMQALGVVDDHVVECVRHPSRRG; from the coding sequence TTGGCTGAGGGCCCGATCCGCTGCCCCTGGTGCCTCAAGGACCCCCTCTACGTGGCCTACCACGACCTGGAGTGGGGGGTGCCGGAGAGGGATGAGCTTAAGGTCTTCGAGCACCTGTGCCTGGAGACCTTCCAGTGCGGTCTGTCCTGGCTGCTCGTCCTCCGGCGTCGACGGCACCTCCGTGCGGCCCTCCTGGGCTTCGATCCGGAGGCCCTGGCCTCATGGGGGGAGGGGGAGATATCCGCCGCCCTCCGGGCGGAGGGGATGATCCGGTGCGTTTCCAAGGTGAGGGGGGTGGTGCGGAACGCACGGACCCTCCTGGACCTGTGGGACCGGGGGCTCCGCCTGTCGGACCTGGTCTGGTCCCCCTTTGGTGGTGAGACCCGGGTGAACCGGCGAAGGCTGGGGGAGGCGCTGCCCCCCAGCACCCCCGAGTCGGAGGACCTGTCCAGGCGACTAAGGGGGCTGGGCTTCTCCTTCGTGGGCCCCGTGGTCTGCTATTCGCTCATGCAGGCCCTGGGCGTGGTGGACGACCACGTGGTGGAGTGCGTGAGACATCCTTCTAGACGGGGGTGA
- a CDS encoding aldehyde ferredoxin oxidoreductase family protein produces MILTRFHVDLSSRRVEREDVDPVEVRRWGGGKGLALPVLLDRIGPSVDPLGPQNVLILAAGLLTGMPFHGMCRYGAYARSPLTMGYGESEAGGFFGPGIRSQGVDSLVLTGRADETCYLWVQDRQVSVIPDPAMAGMETGEVMDRLRDRHGDCTAVVVGPAAEALVRFACIVNDLHHVNGRSGLGAVMASKNVKAVACPSPRALPVQDRQLLSELQRLFAGWRDHPGAMGLHRYGTSATLMGLNSMGMLPTRNFREGIFEGAQAIGHEALTDRYLIDRGGCFACAVRCKRVAGGGRYGADSRYGGPEYETLASFGSLCGVDDLEAILKAHELCNRLGLDTISCGMSIAWLMECVEEGLVDPGDAVVSGFGDPEGMLRLIPMIASRTGVGDLLAEGTHRAAKRLGKGSSRFCLTIKGQEMAMHDPRGKVGVALGYGVAASGADHLQVPYDTLFTNPESFACEAVKPLGILESMDLTGFAPSKVAAMGELWKIWGAINHLGGCYFVFAPRSYFPLERIPDLVSAMTGWRTSLIEISKMGHRGHCAARILNRRLGQGAEDDSLPLRMHQPLPHGPFEGRPIDPGEYRRALEMFYHLMGWDREGNPTEHTRLALGLPLD; encoded by the coding sequence GTGATTCTGACCCGTTTTCACGTGGACCTGTCCTCCCGCCGGGTGGAGCGGGAGGATGTGGACCCGGTGGAGGTGCGTCGATGGGGTGGCGGCAAGGGGCTGGCGCTACCGGTCCTACTGGACCGGATCGGCCCATCGGTGGACCCCTTGGGTCCCCAGAACGTGCTCATCCTGGCGGCGGGGCTTCTGACCGGCATGCCCTTTCACGGCATGTGCCGCTACGGGGCCTACGCCAGGAGCCCCCTCACCATGGGCTACGGGGAGAGCGAGGCGGGGGGCTTCTTCGGCCCCGGCATCCGATCCCAGGGGGTGGACTCCCTGGTCCTCACCGGCAGGGCGGATGAGACCTGCTACCTGTGGGTCCAGGACCGCCAGGTGTCCGTGATCCCCGATCCGGCCATGGCGGGGATGGAGACCGGGGAGGTGATGGACCGCCTCCGGGATCGCCACGGGGACTGCACCGCCGTGGTGGTGGGCCCCGCGGCGGAGGCCCTGGTGCGGTTCGCCTGCATCGTCAACGACCTGCACCACGTTAACGGCCGCTCCGGGCTGGGGGCGGTGATGGCCTCCAAGAACGTGAAGGCGGTGGCGTGCCCCTCCCCCAGGGCGCTCCCGGTGCAGGACCGGCAGCTCCTGTCGGAGCTACAGCGGCTCTTCGCCGGCTGGCGGGATCACCCGGGGGCCATGGGGCTCCACCGGTACGGCACCTCCGCCACGCTGATGGGGCTCAACTCCATGGGGATGCTCCCCACCCGCAACTTCCGGGAGGGGATCTTCGAGGGGGCCCAGGCCATAGGCCACGAGGCGCTGACGGACCGGTACCTGATCGACCGGGGCGGGTGCTTCGCCTGCGCGGTCCGGTGCAAGCGGGTTGCGGGGGGAGGCCGGTACGGGGCGGACAGCCGCTACGGGGGGCCCGAGTACGAGACTTTGGCATCCTTCGGGTCCCTCTGCGGGGTGGACGACCTGGAGGCGATCCTCAAGGCCCACGAGCTCTGCAACCGGCTGGGGCTGGACACCATATCCTGCGGCATGTCCATCGCCTGGCTCATGGAGTGCGTGGAGGAGGGGCTTGTGGACCCGGGGGACGCGGTGGTGTCCGGCTTCGGCGACCCGGAGGGGATGCTCAGGCTGATCCCCATGATTGCCTCCCGGACCGGGGTAGGGGACCTGCTGGCGGAGGGGACCCATCGGGCCGCCAAGAGGCTGGGCAAGGGTAGCTCCCGGTTCTGCCTCACCATAAAGGGCCAGGAGATGGCCATGCACGACCCAAGGGGGAAGGTGGGGGTGGCCCTGGGGTACGGGGTGGCCGCCTCCGGGGCGGACCACCTGCAGGTGCCCTACGACACCCTCTTCACCAACCCGGAGTCCTTCGCCTGTGAGGCGGTGAAGCCCCTGGGCATCCTGGAGAGCATGGACCTCACCGGCTTCGCCCCGTCGAAGGTGGCCGCCATGGGGGAGCTGTGGAAGATATGGGGGGCCATAAACCACCTGGGGGGGTGCTACTTCGTCTTCGCCCCCAGGAGCTACTTCCCCCTGGAGCGGATACCGGACCTGGTGAGCGCCATGACCGGCTGGAGGACGTCGCTGATAGAGATATCCAAGATGGGGCACCGGGGACACTGCGCCGCCCGGATCCTGAACCGCCGGCTGGGTCAGGGGGCGGAGGACGACAGCCTGCCCCTTAGGATGCACCAGCCCCTTCCCCACGGGCCCTTCGAGGGGCGCCCCATAGACCCGGGGGAGTACCGGCGGGCTCTGGAGATGTTCTACCACCTGATGGGATGGGACCGGGAGGGGAACCCCACAGAGCACACCCGGCTGGCGCTTGGGCTTCCTTTGGATTAA
- a CDS encoding class II fructose-bisphosphate aldolase yields the protein MLDVNSGSYRELMRRRPLNVQARFGGEDVALVSGRDVAGAMGEAGAIALAANARNALVIKGVLKAAKRCSAAVYIELAKSESTYCGANYENIPEYAARYSAELGHGVVFALHVDHYGIKGEEDVLKGVSHLQHIISRGFTSVALDASHLPDYQNLCATRDLADWIPSGLGLEVEVGEIKGAGELSTVEEALYFIGGLNAWGVFPDYLAISNGSLHGTYDSSAGVVEGIDLGRTKEIADAIAPYGVAIAQHGISGTPLDKVKAFRSYGIRKGNVATLFQNVVFGLEMDPDTGNAVIRDGSYVKDPSRGVSKALWDRMVEWCDSKGMSRKSGDYKKLNLPFHDAIMEESEDIRDRIVDEVAWWAERFMKAFGAEGTAEKVMEIALRRRDHNASPERKVLGCRADFGPEKAPNSTKSSNGDYSD from the coding sequence ATGTTGGACGTGAACAGCGGCTCCTACCGGGAGCTAATGAGGCGCAGGCCCCTTAACGTTCAGGCCCGATTCGGCGGCGAGGACGTGGCGTTGGTGAGCGGCCGGGACGTGGCGGGCGCCATGGGTGAGGCGGGGGCCATCGCCCTGGCGGCCAACGCCAGGAACGCCCTGGTGATCAAGGGGGTCCTCAAGGCGGCCAAGCGCTGCTCCGCCGCGGTCTACATAGAGCTGGCCAAGTCGGAGTCCACCTACTGCGGGGCCAACTACGAGAACATACCGGAGTACGCGGCCCGCTACTCCGCGGAGCTGGGGCATGGGGTGGTCTTCGCCCTCCACGTGGACCACTACGGCATAAAGGGGGAGGAGGACGTCCTCAAGGGGGTGTCCCACCTTCAGCACATCATATCCCGGGGCTTCACCTCCGTGGCGCTGGACGCATCCCACCTGCCGGACTACCAGAACCTGTGCGCCACCCGGGACCTGGCGGACTGGATCCCCTCGGGCCTGGGCCTGGAGGTTGAGGTGGGGGAGATAAAGGGGGCGGGTGAGCTCTCCACCGTGGAGGAGGCCCTCTACTTCATCGGGGGGCTCAACGCCTGGGGTGTCTTCCCCGACTACCTGGCCATATCCAACGGGAGCCTCCACGGCACCTACGACTCCTCCGCCGGGGTGGTGGAGGGCATAGACCTGGGGCGCACCAAGGAGATCGCGGACGCCATAGCCCCCTACGGGGTGGCCATAGCCCAGCACGGCATCTCCGGCACCCCCCTCGACAAGGTAAAGGCCTTCAGGAGCTACGGCATAAGGAAGGGCAACGTGGCCACCCTCTTCCAGAACGTGGTCTTCGGCCTGGAGATGGACCCCGACACGGGGAACGCGGTCATCCGGGACGGATCCTACGTAAAGGACCCCTCCCGGGGGGTCAGCAAGGCCCTCTGGGACAGGATGGTGGAATGGTGCGACTCCAAGGGGATGAGCCGCAAGAGCGGGGACTACAAGAAGCTGAACCTGCCCTTCCACGACGCCATCATGGAGGAGTCGGAGGATATCCGGGACAGGATAGTTGACGAGGTCGCCTGGTGGGCCGAGCGGTTCATGAAGGCCTTCGGCGCCGAGGGCACCGCCGAGAAGGTGATGGAGATAGCCCTCCGCCGGAGGGATCACAACGCCTCGCCGGAGAGGAAGGTCCTGGGCTGTCGGGCGGACTTCGGCCCCGAGAAGGCCCCCAACTCCACCAAGAGCTCCAACGGGGACTACAGCGACTGA
- a CDS encoding FapA family protein, which produces MSQLSQGDDRDRSREELFAENLERFIADMDRRLSGMELGRDVVDASYRLEVSRDRMSARLDLFPPLNGGSPLDWLVLVDRLSSEGLRGLLTEEIASAVDRCNSGQVVKDVVVARGTPPVPSEEGRVEILFPLSMEESLDEDQDLPLHLRKVVKVRAVRSGDRLAIFHPPKPGRNGVDVYGEEIPVEDPKDVSLFPGPGVSILEDARTYVASREGQPVLDGRTLRVDPVFEVRGDVGVSTGNVRFDGSIVVRGNVSEGFSVVAGVDLEVFGGVFNASIQCGRDCVVHGGVVGERASVEAMGSVLLHHLEHGRVISDGPVTVERYSLNGKISSGDRVTVKGNRGVMGGVVIALSTVDVTSAGSPAEVKTLLAVGTSFRVQAQLERLKGELRDVVASIMRAENLVRAVSDRVKDLSSLREDVRERIGKVMALYEGLKRQEGEIKARIAVLEEMLRSSAQNGLVKVRGEVHPGVVVEVSGVKRYVMEPMRYVSFYLGEDGEVTFGPYR; this is translated from the coding sequence GTGAGCCAGTTGAGCCAAGGCGACGACCGGGACAGGAGCAGGGAGGAGCTGTTCGCCGAGAACCTGGAGAGGTTCATCGCCGACATGGACCGCCGCCTGTCCGGCATGGAGCTTGGGCGGGACGTGGTGGACGCCAGCTACCGGCTGGAGGTCTCTAGGGACCGCATGTCCGCCCGGCTGGACCTTTTCCCCCCCTTGAACGGCGGTAGCCCCCTGGACTGGCTGGTGCTGGTGGATCGGCTATCCTCCGAGGGGTTGAGGGGGCTCCTGACCGAGGAGATAGCCTCCGCGGTGGACCGGTGCAACTCCGGCCAGGTGGTCAAGGATGTCGTGGTGGCCCGGGGGACCCCGCCGGTGCCCTCCGAGGAGGGGCGGGTGGAGATCCTCTTCCCCTTGAGCATGGAGGAGAGCCTGGATGAGGACCAGGACCTGCCCCTTCATCTCCGCAAGGTGGTGAAGGTAAGGGCGGTGCGCTCCGGGGATCGCCTGGCGATCTTCCATCCCCCCAAGCCGGGCAGGAACGGCGTTGACGTTTATGGGGAGGAGATCCCCGTTGAGGATCCCAAGGACGTGTCCCTGTTTCCCGGTCCTGGGGTATCGATCCTGGAGGACGCGAGGACCTACGTGGCCTCCCGGGAGGGGCAGCCGGTGCTGGATGGCCGGACGCTTCGGGTGGACCCGGTCTTCGAGGTCCGGGGTGACGTGGGGGTCTCCACCGGGAACGTCCGGTTCGACGGCAGCATCGTGGTCCGGGGAAACGTCTCCGAGGGGTTCTCGGTGGTGGCCGGCGTGGACCTGGAGGTCTTCGGGGGGGTCTTCAACGCATCGATCCAATGCGGCAGGGACTGCGTGGTCCACGGGGGCGTGGTTGGGGAGAGGGCCTCTGTTGAGGCGATGGGTAGCGTTCTCCTTCACCACCTGGAGCACGGCCGGGTAATATCCGATGGGCCGGTGACGGTGGAGAGGTACTCCCTGAACGGCAAGATAAGCTCCGGCGACCGGGTCACCGTCAAGGGCAACCGGGGGGTGATGGGGGGGGTGGTGATCGCCCTGTCCACGGTGGACGTCACCTCCGCCGGTAGCCCAGCGGAAGTTAAGACCCTGCTGGCGGTGGGGACCAGCTTCCGGGTCCAGGCCCAGCTGGAGAGGCTCAAGGGGGAGCTCCGGGACGTGGTGGCCTCCATAATGAGGGCGGAGAACCTGGTGAGGGCCGTGTCCGACCGGGTCAAGGACCTGAGCTCCCTGCGGGAGGATGTGCGGGAGCGGATAGGCAAGGTGATGGCCCTCTACGAAGGCCTCAAGAGACAGGAGGGGGAGATCAAGGCCCGGATAGCTGTGTTGGAGGAGATGCTCAGGTCCTCCGCCCAGAACGGGCTGGTGAAGGTCCGGGGGGAGGTGCACCCCGGGGTGGTGGTGGAGGTCTCAGGGGTCAAGAGGTACGTGATGGAGCCCATGAGGTACGTGTCCTTCTACCTGGGGGAGGACGGGGAGGTTACCTTCGGCCCCTACAGGTGA
- a CDS encoding GNAT family N-acetyltransferase, translating to MSRSDTFEIRDGVPADAGRLTQIAYAAKAHWGYDPATIDQWAGPLTVTEDYISSNRVFVACDGSGYPVGFSSLLWDQGRCELDHMWVDPPHMGLGLGRRLFEHAVREAARAGAKWVWILSDPFAEGFYRHMGAFRIGDWPTVVTGERRIIPVMAYDIEPGAYDRYGRVDQPR from the coding sequence TTGTCCCGGTCAGACACGTTCGAGATAAGGGACGGGGTCCCGGCCGACGCGGGGCGCCTGACCCAGATAGCCTACGCCGCCAAGGCCCACTGGGGTTACGACCCCGCCACCATAGACCAGTGGGCGGGGCCGCTGACGGTGACGGAGGATTACATATCGAGCAACCGGGTCTTCGTGGCCTGCGACGGGTCCGGGTACCCGGTGGGCTTCTCGTCTCTTTTGTGGGATCAGGGCCGATGCGAGCTGGATCACATGTGGGTGGATCCCCCCCACATGGGGCTAGGCCTTGGCCGCCGGCTCTTCGAACACGCGGTGAGGGAGGCGGCCCGGGCGGGGGCCAAGTGGGTTTGGATCCTGTCGGACCCCTTCGCCGAGGGGTTCTACCGCCACATGGGAGCTTTCCGCATCGGCGACTGGCCCACGGTGGTGACGGGGGAGCGGCGGATAATCCCCGTGATGGCCTACGACATAGAGCCCGGGGCCTACGACAGGTACGGAAGGGTGGATCAGCCAAGGTGA
- a CDS encoding DEAD/DEAH box helicase produces MRRPDREEDLEFQGSPGEGGGLFYPWQEEACHAIGGRDAILSAPTGSGKTWVAYRWAGLMDREGRPNMPAGRVIFTAPIKALSNERYLDLRNMGFDVGLETGDFKKNSDAPVLCCTQEIYTLKYCRRPNQRVIVDEFHFIFGDPDRARAYMDGIRGTHRDSRLLVMSATFGNPGTVKDYLEEMAQRDFVLYETSQRVTRLVFRRKGVKFSQIHDALVFAFSRKGVEYVAREIARTRKRLPREDRSRLREMAYILEVDQIPEVLLKGVGIYYGSLLPKEKLLVEMAFRERVLDVVVGTDALSLGVNLPAETVVFAQLAKFFDGPLTKNEFLQMSGRAGRRGFFETGYVTFIPKSRCEHPDYDTERLYAKLLGAPKEPARIEVRPAVGALLRKERTYEEEARVVAQCSLPKREFETVLAEIEETMYLINRTVGLVKDPETRRRLKRVLGDLWFDEMSVPSNIGAAHLFVRHGTPHALDLAEVLRREERNYLQALLKVKRYANRLPEGYSIQGLDELDQEVNRIDPTVFGFEEKIGQLKVSEEGWDLDEEV; encoded by the coding sequence GTGAGACGGCCCGACAGGGAAGAGGATCTGGAGTTTCAAGGCTCCCCTGGGGAAGGTGGGGGCCTGTTCTATCCGTGGCAGGAGGAGGCCTGCCACGCCATAGGGGGAAGGGATGCCATCCTGTCCGCCCCCACCGGTAGCGGCAAGACCTGGGTGGCCTACCGCTGGGCGGGACTCATGGACCGGGAGGGGCGGCCCAACATGCCCGCCGGCCGGGTTATCTTCACCGCCCCCATAAAGGCCCTCTCCAACGAGAGGTACCTGGACCTTAGGAACATGGGGTTCGACGTGGGGCTGGAGACCGGGGACTTCAAGAAGAACTCCGATGCCCCGGTGCTTTGCTGCACCCAGGAGATATACACCCTAAAGTACTGCCGCAGGCCCAACCAGCGGGTGATAGTGGACGAGTTCCACTTCATCTTCGGCGACCCCGACCGGGCCAGGGCCTACATGGACGGCATAAGGGGGACCCACAGGGACTCCCGGCTTCTGGTCATGTCCGCCACCTTCGGGAACCCGGGCACGGTTAAGGACTACCTGGAGGAGATGGCCCAGAGGGATTTCGTCCTCTACGAGACCTCCCAGCGGGTCACCAGGCTGGTTTTCCGCCGGAAGGGGGTCAAGTTCTCCCAGATCCACGACGCCCTGGTCTTCGCCTTCTCCCGCAAGGGGGTGGAGTACGTGGCCCGGGAGATAGCCCGGACCCGCAAGAGGCTCCCCCGGGAGGACCGGTCCAGGCTTAGGGAGATGGCCTACATACTTGAGGTGGACCAGATCCCGGAGGTGCTCCTGAAGGGGGTGGGGATCTACTACGGCAGCCTCCTACCCAAGGAGAAGCTCTTGGTGGAGATGGCCTTCCGGGAGCGGGTGCTGGACGTGGTGGTGGGCACCGACGCCCTGTCGTTGGGGGTTAACCTGCCCGCCGAGACGGTGGTCTTCGCCCAGCTGGCCAAGTTCTTCGACGGGCCCCTCACCAAGAACGAGTTCCTCCAGATGTCCGGCCGGGCGGGCCGGAGGGGCTTCTTCGAGACCGGGTACGTGACCTTCATACCCAAGAGCCGTTGCGAGCACCCGGACTACGACACCGAGCGGCTCTACGCGAAGCTCCTGGGGGCCCCCAAGGAGCCCGCCAGGATCGAGGTGCGCCCCGCGGTGGGGGCCCTCCTCCGGAAGGAGCGCACCTACGAGGAGGAGGCCCGGGTGGTGGCCCAGTGCTCCCTCCCCAAGCGGGAGTTCGAGACGGTGCTGGCGGAGATAGAGGAGACCATGTACCTCATAAACCGGACCGTGGGGCTGGTGAAGGACCCCGAGACCCGCCGGCGGCTCAAGCGGGTCCTGGGGGACCTGTGGTTCGACGAGATGAGCGTCCCCTCCAACATAGGGGCCGCCCACCTGTTTGTGCGCCACGGCACCCCCCACGCGCTGGACCTGGCGGAGGTCCTGAGGAGGGAGGAGAGGAACTACCTCCAGGCGCTCCTCAAGGTGAAGCGCTACGCCAACCGGCTCCCCGAGGGGTACTCGATCCAGGGGCTGGACGAGCTGGATCAGGAGGTCAACCGGATCGACCCCACGGTCTTCGGCTTCGAGGAGAAGATAGGGCAGCTCAAGGTCTCCGAGGAGGGCTGGGACCTGGATGAGGAGGTCTAG
- the hisIE gene encoding bifunctional phosphoribosyl-AMP cyclohydrolase/phosphoribosyl-ATP diphosphatase HisIE, producing MTDRIEWGNEDLLPVVVQSARSGRVLMLAYANREALDLTLDRGEAWFFSRSRGRLWRKGETSGNTMRVLEVRLDCDGDSILYLVEESGPACHTGERSCFHRVLKGSGGEACLFLHRLAEIVDQRISRGDQGSYTRSLWERGASRIAQKVGEEGVEVALAVATMDRERAVEEAADLLYHLTVALRRVDATLLDAEQVLMARHQARG from the coding sequence ATGACGGACCGGATCGAGTGGGGAAATGAAGATCTGCTTCCGGTGGTGGTCCAGAGCGCCAGGAGCGGCCGGGTGCTAATGCTGGCCTACGCCAACCGGGAGGCATTGGATCTCACGCTGGACAGGGGGGAGGCCTGGTTCTTCAGCCGCTCCCGGGGGAGGCTGTGGCGCAAGGGGGAGACCAGCGGGAACACCATGAGGGTCCTGGAGGTGCGGCTGGACTGCGACGGGGACTCGATACTGTACCTGGTGGAGGAGTCGGGCCCCGCGTGCCACACCGGAGAGAGGTCCTGCTTCCACCGGGTGCTCAAGGGCTCCGGCGGCGAGGCGTGCCTCTTCCTGCACCGGCTTGCAGAGATCGTGGACCAGCGGATCTCCCGGGGTGACCAGGGGAGCTACACCCGCTCCCTCTGGGAGAGGGGGGCCTCCAGGATCGCCCAGAAGGTGGGGGAGGAGGGGGTGGAGGTGGCCCTGGCGGTGGCCACCATGGACCGGGAGAGGGCGGTGGAGGAGGCGGCGGACCTGCTGTACCACCTCACCGTGGCCCTCCGGCGGGTGGACGCCACTCTGCTTGACGCGGAGCAGGTCCTCATGGCCCGTCACCAGGCCCGGGGCTAG